The following coding sequences are from one Dehalococcoidia bacterium window:
- a CDS encoding phosphoribosylanthranilate isomerase has protein sequence MTRVKICGCMRAADAIAAAEAGADFIGIMFADSRRRVSLDEAAVIARAVGEPMSLHEQDEPPPLHPGRFDSPEAWFAHGAQALDRLLARKRPLVVGVFKDQPIDEVNEIADEVGLDMVQLSGAEPWSDALLATRQTVKVVRELPGMTAADVRAALESDAAIAFMLDGSSGRGARGDWDVARDVASKCAMWLAGGLTPENVGEAIRVVRPWAVDVSSGVETNGKKDASRIEAFIRAVNGLAV, from the coding sequence ATGACGCGCGTCAAGATCTGCGGCTGCATGCGCGCCGCCGACGCCATCGCCGCTGCCGAGGCGGGCGCCGACTTCATCGGCATCATGTTTGCGGATAGCCGCCGCCGCGTGTCGCTGGATGAAGCCGCGGTGATCGCGCGCGCCGTCGGCGAACCGATGTCGCTGCACGAGCAGGACGAGCCGCCGCCGCTGCATCCCGGCCGCTTCGACAGCCCCGAGGCGTGGTTCGCGCACGGTGCGCAGGCACTCGACCGGCTGCTCGCCCGCAAGCGGCCGCTCGTCGTCGGCGTGTTCAAAGATCAGCCGATCGACGAGGTCAACGAGATCGCCGACGAGGTGGGCCTGGACATGGTGCAGCTCAGCGGCGCCGAGCCGTGGTCCGACGCGCTGCTCGCGACGCGACAGACCGTCAAAGTAGTGCGCGAGCTTCCGGGCATGACCGCCGCCGACGTGCGCGCCGCGCTTGAGTCCGATGCCGCGATCGCGTTCATGCTCGACGGTAGCAGTGGCAGGGGCGCACGCGGCGATTGGGACGTAGCGCGCGACGTTGCGTCGAAGTGCGCAATGTGGCTCGCGGGCGGCCTGACGCCGGAGAACGTCGGCGAGGCGATCCGCGTCGTGCGGCCATGGGCGGTCGACGTGTCGAGCGGCGTCGAAACAAACGGCAAAAAGGACGCATCGAGAATCGAAGCCTTCATCCGCGCAGTGAACGGACTCGCCGTATGA
- a CDS encoding ATP-binding protein has product MAIVVQMHGEPGSGKSTVAKEIGARLGAVVLDKDVVKAAIMTATGYDNAAAGPPAYDVYWAMARSIAHQGHSLVFDNPAYWPLVQQRSRQVADEAGANYVMVECVCSDRGVLVERLAVRDALISQPREPYRFDLAERIVEPSCERLVLDTLRPLDEIVEKAVAHIRAGVPA; this is encoded by the coding sequence ATGGCAATCGTCGTGCAGATGCACGGAGAGCCGGGAAGCGGCAAGAGCACCGTCGCGAAGGAGATCGGTGCGCGGCTGGGCGCCGTCGTGCTCGATAAGGATGTCGTGAAGGCTGCGATCATGACCGCGACGGGATACGACAACGCCGCCGCCGGACCGCCTGCGTACGACGTCTACTGGGCGATGGCGCGCTCGATCGCGCACCAGGGGCACTCGCTCGTCTTCGACAACCCGGCGTATTGGCCGCTGGTGCAGCAGCGCTCGCGCCAGGTCGCGGACGAGGCCGGCGCCAACTACGTCATGGTCGAGTGCGTCTGCAGCGACCGCGGCGTGCTCGTCGAGCGACTCGCCGTGCGTGACGCGCTGATCTCGCAGCCGCGCGAGCCGTACCGCTTCGACCTTGCCGAAAGGATTGTCGAACCGTCGTGCGAGCGGCTGGTGCTGGATACGCTCCGCCCGCTCGACGAGATCGTCGAAAAGGCGGTTGCACACATTCGCGCGGGGGTGCCCGCATGA